In Trichocoleus desertorum ATA4-8-CV12, a genomic segment contains:
- a CDS encoding helix-turn-helix domain-containing protein: MSLNNPLAIDRQTLLASIPDEWEAKFKEELSRSPILKLVAIQISQQIIEVYRQRVELALNSGEVELRKLQSPYLDIKKGKNGKHTVSLERTSKTTRKSIAAEEQVEHLFKALNFWESSASYMWFNLTKMAFAEMEKDLGQVVLEQMDAPARLETLYRYIFDEASDSLKSNFSSVLQVYIDQAVQLILNKYDLPSKSLQELEWLSGLGQQKAVPNAPATSPDLFANGISSNFATCKLLWESVNILTQRSDLQWQLDEDGKLTYTSTLKDGRGRLIFWVTDSPEEQYPEALAGEAALAVIETFDIRAACMHLIYAAHVTTLDRPWEEEFVVDDAQISSYLGLDKRKDLTKEQRLKLIERISEQPAQILTFLHWPQQGNIESFYVEKSRLWEVAIGYHGQRNLLGDIKCTGLTIRCRAGMWAKYFLNKRGSEEGNAFYQYGVLSKTLLQTITRVWQHSEGAARMLAWLSFRMRVSTNQVMLTSTLMEVAYGSEKVIAAQRNRDLRSELANTWDRDLLVLHEAGLTIEFDPITYPAEIQPDWKAGGRGEKKRPKGFWELLRNSRLYIHPPREIADGIAKLRRKRRTISATHQPATSKPIPVSSVLNGEQIKRARESQGWSQEELGKKLGKTKMWISLIERDKRSIKPEDAAQLRAILNLNA, translated from the coding sequence ATGTCCCTCAATAACCCACTTGCGATCGACAGACAGACGCTCCTTGCTTCTATCCCAGATGAGTGGGAGGCAAAGTTCAAGGAGGAACTTTCGCGATCGCCGATCCTGAAACTGGTCGCCATTCAAATTTCTCAACAAATCATTGAGGTCTACCGTCAACGGGTCGAACTTGCCCTCAATTCAGGAGAAGTTGAGCTCCGCAAGCTCCAATCGCCCTATCTTGATATTAAGAAGGGTAAGAACGGAAAACATACTGTCTCGCTTGAGCGGACCAGCAAAACCACTCGCAAGTCTATCGCTGCTGAAGAGCAAGTAGAACATCTCTTTAAGGCTTTAAACTTCTGGGAGTCTTCGGCTTCCTATATGTGGTTTAACCTGACCAAGATGGCATTCGCTGAGATGGAAAAAGATCTGGGGCAGGTCGTGTTGGAGCAGATGGATGCTCCAGCTCGCTTAGAGACGCTCTACCGCTACATTTTTGATGAAGCCTCTGATTCACTAAAGTCCAACTTTTCTTCGGTTCTGCAAGTTTATATTGACCAGGCAGTTCAACTCATTCTCAATAAATATGATTTACCCAGTAAGAGCCTTCAGGAGCTGGAGTGGCTATCGGGCTTAGGGCAACAAAAAGCAGTTCCAAATGCTCCAGCGACGAGTCCTGATCTGTTTGCCAATGGAATCAGTAGCAATTTTGCGACGTGCAAATTGCTCTGGGAGAGTGTTAATATCCTGACGCAGCGCAGCGACCTCCAGTGGCAACTGGATGAGGATGGCAAGCTAACCTATACTAGTACCCTCAAAGATGGGAGAGGGCGACTGATCTTCTGGGTCACCGATAGCCCAGAAGAGCAATATCCAGAAGCTCTGGCAGGGGAAGCTGCCTTGGCGGTAATTGAGACTTTCGATATCCGGGCGGCTTGCATGCACCTGATCTACGCTGCTCACGTTACTACTCTCGATCGCCCGTGGGAAGAAGAGTTTGTGGTGGATGATGCTCAAATCTCATCCTATCTAGGGCTAGATAAACGGAAAGACCTAACCAAAGAGCAGCGGCTCAAGCTAATCGAGCGCATTTCTGAGCAACCAGCTCAGATCCTCACCTTCCTACACTGGCCTCAACAAGGCAATATTGAAAGCTTTTATGTGGAAAAAAGCCGCCTGTGGGAGGTGGCAATCGGCTATCACGGCCAACGAAATCTCTTAGGAGACATCAAGTGTACCGGGCTGACGATTCGCTGTCGGGCAGGGATGTGGGCCAAGTACTTCCTCAACAAGCGGGGCTCAGAAGAAGGCAATGCCTTTTACCAGTATGGAGTTCTCTCAAAAACCCTTCTGCAAACCATCACTCGCGTCTGGCAACACAGTGAAGGTGCTGCCCGGATGCTGGCATGGCTTTCATTCAGGATGCGTGTTAGCACGAATCAGGTAATGCTGACTTCTACCCTGATGGAAGTTGCCTACGGGAGTGAAAAAGTGATTGCCGCACAACGCAACCGAGACTTACGGAGTGAACTAGCCAATACCTGGGATCGGGATTTATTGGTGTTGCATGAAGCAGGGTTAACTATCGAATTCGACCCGATCACCTACCCAGCCGAAATTCAACCCGATTGGAAAGCAGGGGGGCGAGGTGAAAAGAAACGCCCTAAGGGGTTTTGGGAATTACTTCGAAATAGCCGTCTATACATCCACCCTCCGAGGGAAATTGCGGATGGCATTGCCAAGCTGCGACGGAAGAGGCGAACAATCAGCGCAACCCATCAGCCCGCTACCTCCAAGCCTATCCCAGTTAGCTCAGTCCTAAACGGAGAGCAGATTAAGAGAGCTAGGGAAAGTCAGGGCTGGAGCCAGGAAGAACTGGGCAAGAAGCTCGGTAAAACCAAAATGTGGATTAGCTTGATTGAGCGGGACAAACGAAGTATCAAACCTGAAGATGCGGCTCAATTGAGAGCTATTTTGAACCTCAACGCTTAA
- a CDS encoding thioredoxin domain-containing protein — protein MKIWQYFVVLFCCCLWMVGMPPAEALDPSLEQAVLEIIEQHPEVILKSLADYQQQKQEQQKQGQTAAIAQVRPQLEYIIRTSPSLGDIHQAKVTLIEFADFECPFCIQAHRSLKQFLAQHPEVALIYKHFPLTDIHPESLPAAKAVWAAGQQGQFWPFHDALFERQPNLDEPLYLAIATRFKLNLDQFNRDRHSDAATQAIAQDMQLANHLKIEGTPSFLTLSSAGVKLISGADFQALKETIQQAPSLPRVGDAE, from the coding sequence ATGAAAATCTGGCAATACTTTGTCGTTCTGTTTTGCTGCTGCCTCTGGATGGTCGGGATGCCTCCTGCTGAAGCACTTGACCCGAGCCTGGAACAAGCGGTTCTGGAAATTATTGAGCAGCATCCGGAGGTCATTCTCAAATCTCTGGCCGATTACCAGCAGCAAAAACAAGAGCAGCAAAAACAGGGACAGACCGCAGCGATCGCTCAGGTTCGACCGCAGCTTGAGTACATCATTCGCACCTCCCCATCTCTCGGTGATATTCACCAGGCTAAAGTCACCTTGATCGAGTTTGCCGACTTTGAGTGTCCTTTTTGCATCCAGGCTCATCGATCGCTGAAGCAATTCCTGGCTCAACATCCGGAGGTGGCTCTAATTTACAAGCACTTTCCGCTAACGGACATTCATCCCGAATCCCTACCCGCCGCCAAAGCTGTTTGGGCTGCCGGACAGCAAGGACAATTCTGGCCCTTTCATGATGCGCTGTTCGAGCGACAACCAAACTTGGACGAACCCCTCTACCTAGCGATCGCCACTCGGTTCAAACTCAACCTCGACCAGTTCAACCGCGATCGCCATAGCGATGCTGCAACCCAGGCGATCGCTCAGGATATGCAACTGGCCAATCACCTTAAAATCGAGGGTACTCCTTCTTTTCTAACTTTGAGTTCCGCAGGAGTAAAGCTGATATCTGGAGCAGATTTTCAAGCACTCAAAGAGACGATTCAACAAGCTCCATCACTGCCACGGGTAGGTGATGCTGAGTGA